From one Lycium barbarum isolate Lr01 chromosome 6, ASM1917538v2, whole genome shotgun sequence genomic stretch:
- the LOC132645661 gene encoding protein-ribulosamine 3-kinase, chloroplastic isoform X1, with protein MMAISFSSCMPSLSCPFLRHSFNNNRPLIVAAMSDDPVREWILSEGKATQIKGISPIGGGCINRATRYDTDAGSFFVKTNRSIGSSMFEGEALGLNAMYETGSIRVPKPYKVGPLPTGGSYIIMEFIEFGASRGNQSALGRKLAEMHKAAKSEKGFGFHVDNTIGSTPQINTWMTDWVEFFAEHRLGYQLKLAREQYGDPTIYERGQRLAKNLGPLFKNVVIEPCLLHGDLWSGNITYDKNGEPVILDPACYLDGHNEAEFGMSWCAGFGGDFYKAYFEVMPEQPGFDQRRDLYMLYHYLNHYNLFGSGYRSSAMSIIDNYLRMLNV; from the exons ATGATGGCTATTTCCTTTTCCTCTTGCATGCCTTCTCTATCTTGCCCTTTTCTCAGACACTCCTTTAACAACAACAGACCTCTAATTG TGGCTGCAATGAGTGACGATCCAGTTCGTGAATGGATCCTTTCAGAAGGAAAGGCAACACAGATCAAAGGAATCAGTCCAATTGGTGGTGGGTGCATAAATCGTGCAACTCGTTATGACACTGATGCTGGTTCCTTTTTTGTTAAAACAAACAG GAGTATCGGATCATCAATGTTTGAAGGAGAGGCATTGGGCTTAAATGCTATGTACGAAACAGGGTCAATTCGTGTACCAAAACCATATAAA GTTGGACCTCTGCCAACAGGCGGCTCTTATATCATTATGGAATTTATTGAGTTTGGTGCATCTAGAGGCAATCAG TCTGCATTAGGAAGGAAGCTTGCTGAAATGCATAAAGCGGCAAAATCTGAGAAGGGGTTTGGCTTTCACGTTGACAATACTATTGGCAG TACTCCGCAGATAAACACATGGATGACAGATTGGGTCGAATTTTTTGCGGAACACAGATTGGGATACCAGTTGAAGTTGGCTCGTGAACAGTATGGAGATCCAACCATTTATGAGAGAG GACAAAGGTTAGCTAAGAACCTGGGACCTTTATTCAAAAATGTTGTGATAGAGCCATGCTTGTTGCACGGAGACTTATGGAGCGGGAATATCACATATGACAAGAATGGTGAACCTGTGATTCTTGACCCTGCATGTTACT tagATGGACATAATGAGGCAGAATTTGGAATGTCATGGTGTGCTGGATTTGGAGGAGATTTTTACAAGGCTTACTTTGAG GTGATGCCTGAACAACCTGGTTTTGATCAAAGGAGAGATTTATACATGCTGTATCACTACCTCAATCACTATAACTTGTTTGGGTCGGGTTACCGGTCTTCTGCAATGTCCATAATTGATAACTATCTCCGGATGCTCAATGTCTAG
- the LOC132645661 gene encoding protein-ribulosamine 3-kinase, chloroplastic isoform X2: MMAISFSSCMPSLSCPFLRHSFNNNRPLIVAAMSDDPVREWILSEGKATQIKGISPIGGGCINRATRYDTDAGSFFVKTNRSIGSSMFEGEALGLNAMYETGSIRVPKPYKVGPLPTGGSYIIMEFIEFGASRGNQSALGRKLAEMHKAAKSEKGFGFHVDNTIGSTPQINTWMTDWVEFFAEHRLGYQLKLAREQYGDPTIYERGQRLAKNLGPLFKNVVIEPCLLHGDLWSGNITYDKNGEPVILDPACYYGHNEAEFGMSWCAGFGGDFYKAYFEVMPEQPGFDQRRDLYMLYHYLNHYNLFGSGYRSSAMSIIDNYLRMLNV, from the exons ATGATGGCTATTTCCTTTTCCTCTTGCATGCCTTCTCTATCTTGCCCTTTTCTCAGACACTCCTTTAACAACAACAGACCTCTAATTG TGGCTGCAATGAGTGACGATCCAGTTCGTGAATGGATCCTTTCAGAAGGAAAGGCAACACAGATCAAAGGAATCAGTCCAATTGGTGGTGGGTGCATAAATCGTGCAACTCGTTATGACACTGATGCTGGTTCCTTTTTTGTTAAAACAAACAG GAGTATCGGATCATCAATGTTTGAAGGAGAGGCATTGGGCTTAAATGCTATGTACGAAACAGGGTCAATTCGTGTACCAAAACCATATAAA GTTGGACCTCTGCCAACAGGCGGCTCTTATATCATTATGGAATTTATTGAGTTTGGTGCATCTAGAGGCAATCAG TCTGCATTAGGAAGGAAGCTTGCTGAAATGCATAAAGCGGCAAAATCTGAGAAGGGGTTTGGCTTTCACGTTGACAATACTATTGGCAG TACTCCGCAGATAAACACATGGATGACAGATTGGGTCGAATTTTTTGCGGAACACAGATTGGGATACCAGTTGAAGTTGGCTCGTGAACAGTATGGAGATCCAACCATTTATGAGAGAG GACAAAGGTTAGCTAAGAACCTGGGACCTTTATTCAAAAATGTTGTGATAGAGCCATGCTTGTTGCACGGAGACTTATGGAGCGGGAATATCACATATGACAAGAATGGTGAACCTGTGATTCTTGACCCTGCATGTTACT ATGGACATAATGAGGCAGAATTTGGAATGTCATGGTGTGCTGGATTTGGAGGAGATTTTTACAAGGCTTACTTTGAG GTGATGCCTGAACAACCTGGTTTTGATCAAAGGAGAGATTTATACATGCTGTATCACTACCTCAATCACTATAACTTGTTTGGGTCGGGTTACCGGTCTTCTGCAATGTCCATAATTGATAACTATCTCCGGATGCTCAATGTCTAG